From the Mycobacteriales bacterium genome, the window TCGCCAACAACATGTTCGTCGCGGACAAGATCCTGCGTCCGGGGCCGTCGCTGCCCTCCGGGGTGGCGAAGTACTTCGAGTCCACGCCCATGTTCGCCGACGACGACGTCGCGATCGTTGAGGAGTTCGGCAAGATCCCGGTCGGCCGTAACTCGCTGGGCGACGTGAAGTTCCTCCGGGCGGTCAAGCGGGCGCTCGCGGTGCTCATCTCCCAGGAGATGATCAACCGCAACGACGTGGACGCGGTCAACACGCAGATCAACCAGGTCCGCAACACGATGGTCAAGGGCATCGACGACGCGGCGATGGGCACGATCCTGGGCAACGCGAGCGTGAACACGATCGCAGCGTCGGCCGCGTGGTCGTCGTCCACGTCGAAGATCCGCCTCGACCTGGCCGACGCGATCAAGTCGGTGGCCGACTCGACCGACGCGAACGGCGGCAACTTCGGCTTCACCCCGGACACGCTGGTCATCAACACGACTGCGCAGGCCGACTTCCTGTCCTCCGACGACGTGGCGAAGGTGTTCGTCGGCAACGTCGCGGACCAGAACCCGCTGCTGCTGGGCAAGCTGGGGCCGAACTTCTTCGGCCTGGACGTGATGGTCACCCGGTCGGCGACGCTGGCCGGTAAGGCGCTCGTGCTGGAGCGGGGAACCGTCGGGTTCATCTCCGACGAACGGCCGTTGCAGGCCACCCCGCTCTACGAGGACCGGCCGACCGAGACGTGGCGGTCGGACACGGTCCGAGCCTCCGCGATCGGCATCGATCAACCGAAGGCGGCATGCGTGATCACTGGCGTCTAGCGCGCCACCGTCTGGTCGCCTCGCGTCGGCACACGCGGCAGACGCGAGCGCCCCGGCTGTTGATCACAGTGTTGTCTTCGTCGTAGGGATGCCCGCTCGGGCATCGGGTGCGGTCTTCGGGTCTCAGCTTCCGCTGCTTCCCCACCGCGATGTATCCCCGGAGCCGGTTCTCCCCGTTCGTCACGGGCTCCAGGTGCGCCGGGTTCACGCAGTCCCGCACACGGCAGAGATGGTCGAGCTGCAGCCCCGCGGGCACCGGGCCGAAGGTCAGTTCGAATGCCAGCCGGTGCGCCAGCACCATGCGGTTCCCGTGGCGGATCTGCGCGTAACCATTCGGGGTTCTCGCTAGCCCCTGATAGCGCCAGCAAACGCCCGGATCGCTCCGATCGACCCGCTTCCAAAGCCGCGTCGCGACATCGCCGCGGATACGCTGGGCCACGTCGAACCTCCTCGTAGGTTCGGCCACGCCCCGGGACGGTTACCGCCGTCGCCGGGGTCTTTCGTCCCCCGAACGATACCGAGAAAGGGGCCCGCCATGGGTCAGCAGGAGCCGATGAAGGCCGGGAAGTACGAGCTGCACGTCGACCATTGGCGCAAGGTCACGTCCAGGCCCGGCCAGCCGTTGGAGTACGAGCTGTACGGCCGGTCGCACACCGACGCGGACGGCAACCCGAAGGTCATCGTCGAGCTGCCCGCGGAGGAAGCGGAACGGCTCAAGGACGTGATCAGCAAGCCGGGTGAGCGGGCGAAGGCCGAGGCGGAGCGGCTACGCGCCGAGGCGGAGCGGCTGTCCGCACGTGCGGCCGAGCGTGAAGCGCAGGCGAAGGACGTGGACAAGGACGCACGGGCGGTCGGGAAGTCCTGATGCCTTACGCCGTCCCGGATGATGTGCGGGGGGTGCTCGCCGGCAGTGAACTGCTGGCGGGCACCGCCGCATCGCTGACGGACACCGACCTGGTGACGGCGATCGACGAGGCGCAGCAGGAGGTCGACGGTCGGCTCGCGGCCCGGTACGCGGTGCCGTTCACCGACCCGCCGCCCGCCGTGGTGGCCTCCGTCACCCGGGACATCGCCGCGTGGCTGGCCACCCTCACCTGGCGGCGCGGTGAGCCGATCGCGGCGACCGAACCGGCCGCGTTGCGCTACCAGCGGGCTGAGGGGCTGCTCGGGCAGCTGGCCAGCGGCAA encodes:
- a CDS encoding HNH endonuclease signature motif containing protein, producing MAQRIRGDVATRLWKRVDRSDPGVCWRYQGLARTPNGYAQIRHGNRMVLAHRLAFELTFGPVPAGLQLDHLCRVRDCVNPAHLEPVTNGENRLRGYIAVGKQRKLRPEDRTRCPSGHPYDEDNTVINSRGARVCRVCRREATRRWRARRQ
- a CDS encoding phage protein Gp36 family protein — its product is MPYAVPDDVRGVLAGSELLAGTAASLTDTDLVTAIDEAQQEVDGRLAARYAVPFTDPPPAVVASVTRDIAAWLATLTWRRGEPIAATEPAALRYQRAEGLLGQLASGNLSLDVDPAPVAASQAAVVNRYDGDLFGPDDFGLGPAPAGWGRWPDRAW